Part of the Arthrobacter globiformis genome is shown below.
ACAAAGTCCGGCTTCAAGTCGCCGCCGCACGCTGGGCAGCGGGCAACCACAAAGCTCCGGATCAGTCGCAGGTCCTCCACTGTGGCGTCGGCATCGGGAGCCATCTCGACAAGTCCGGACTTCATGGCATGGTCAAGGAAGTCCGGATTCAGCTCCTCCAGAACCTTTGCGAGCAGCTGCCGTGAGTACGTGCGGCGACACTCCAGGCAAATCACCTGGTCGAAGCGTCCGTGAAGGTCCACCACGTTGACACTGCCGGCGTCCTCGTGGAGGCGGTCCACGTTCTGGGTGATCAGTCCGGTCAGGAGCCCACGCTGCTCCAGGACGGCGACGGCGGCGTGGCCGGCATTGGGGTTGGCCCGCCTCAGATGGGACCAGCCGATGTGGTTGCGGGCCCAATAGCGCTGCCGGTTTGCCGCCTCACCCACAAACTCCTGGTAGGTCATGGGTGAGCGCGGGGGCGAATCCGGTCCGCGGTAATCCGGTATGCCGGAGTCGGTACTGAGCCCGGCCCCAGTCAGAAGCGCCAGGGGCAGCCCGGACAGCACGTCGCGGATCCCGCCCAGCACTTCGAGGTCGCCGGCCGATGACTCCGCGGGCGGAGCAGTAGGCAGACTGGCGAAGCCTGTCAGACCGATGCCAGTCCGCCGCTGATCCATGGGCTGGCCCTGACGCCTAGCCCTGGGCCAGTTCTGCCAGAACGCGGCGATATTCGGTGAGGTCACGGGCCTGGCCCCGCGGATTCACAACGACGTAGCGGACCGTTCCGCCGGCGTCGATGATGAACGTTCCGCGCCGTGCCATTCCGCTTTCCTCGTCGAACACACCGTACTTCCCCGCTACGGCGCCGTGCGGCCAGAAGTCGGCCAACAGGCTGAAGCCGTAGCCTTCCTGCTCGGCATACGCCCGGAGGGCGAACTTACTGTCCACCGAGACCGCGAGTACCTCGGCGTCGGCATGTTCGAAGACGGCCAGATTGTCCCTGATCTCGCAGAGCTCGCCTGTGCAGATGCCGGAGAACGCGAAGGGGTAGAAAACAACCACCACGTTGCGTCCGCGGAAGTCGGCAAGCCGGACGGGCTCACCAAACTGATTGACCAGGGTGAAGTCCGGCGCCTGCTGCCCGACCTCAGGCACTCCGGCCAGGTCCGCCGATGCGACGGCGGCCTGTCCGGTCACTTGTTCTTCCTGGTGACCAGGCGCGTGGCGCTCCAGTCCTTGGAAACGCCCGCGGACGTGGTGCAGTGCAGCCCGGCGGTGGGTGCCGCGTCCTGGATGTCGGAGGGCGAGACATATCCGGTACGTCCGGACTTCGGCGTGAGGACCCACACCACGCCGCCCTCGGTGAGCGTCGTCAGCGAGTCGACCAGCGTGTCCACTAGGTCTCCGTCGCCGTCCCGCCACCAGAAGATCACGGCGTCAACGACGTCGTGATCGTCCTCATCCAGAAGCTCTGACCCCGTCAGATCCTCTATGTCGTCACGCAAGTCGAGGTCGACGTCGTCGTCGTAACCGAACTCCTGAATCAGATCCCCATCCTTGAAACCCAATTTTTCCGCCACATTTACCGAAGTGGCGGCGTCGGCCTCGCTCACGTGTTCCTCCTGTGCATGGTGATTTCGATTACTCCAAGCCAACACCCTTTGGGCGTGCGCTTCAAGCTAGGGGCGCCGCGGTGCGGCTTATTGTGCGTCACACAACAAGTATGACGGTCAAATAGGGCAGGAGGTTCAAGCGCGGCTACGCATCGGCAGGCCGTCAGAGCTACAGTGACTGTTGACAACTATGCCTAGAGGGGCGACCGCCCCCAACGAATAGGCAGTCAAACACACGAGATAGAACCCTGCCCGGCGCACATGACCGGGCTGTTGTAACCGATATGACGCACACGACGCGTTCACGCCGGGCAGCTACCCTGCCGGACCTGAGTGCGCCGGTGAATGCGCGCAAAGAGAGGTTGGACGTGGCTGCAGGAGAAGATACCTCCCATATCCTCAGCGGGTTGACTAACCAGCTGCCTGATCGTGATCCGGAAGAGACCGCCGAGTGGGTTGAGTCCCTGGATGCGCTGATCAGGGAACAGGGCACGGAGCGTGCCCAATACATCATGCGCAGTCTCCTGCAGCGTGCCGGCGCGCAGAGCGTCGGGGTTCCGATGGTGACCACCACGGATTATGTGAACACGATCCCGGTGGACCAGGAAGCAGAGTTCCCGGGCAACGAGGAGTACGAGCGCCGGTACCGGGCGTACATGCGCTGGAACGCCGCGGTGATGGTGCACCGGGCGCAGCGGCCCGAGATCGGGGTGGGCGGACACATCTCCACCTACGCCGGCGCCGCGACCCTGTACGAGGTCGGGTTCAACCACTTCTTCCGCGGCAAGGACCACCCGGGCGGCGGGGACCAGGTGTTCTTCCAGGGCCACGCGTCCCCGGGCATGTACGCCCGCGCGTTCATGGAAGGCCGCCTCAGTGAGGAGGACCTGGACGGGTTCCGGCAGGAAAAGTCCAAGGAAGGCCACGCGCTCTCCTCCTACCCGCACCCGCGGCTGATGCCGCACTTCTGGGAATTCCCGACCGTCTCGATGGGCATCGGCCCGATGAACGCGATCTACCAGGCCCAGTCCAACCGGTACCTGCACAACCGGGGCCTGAAAGACACCGCCGACCAGCAGGTCTGGGCGTTCCTGGGCGACGGCGAAATGGACGAGCCCGAGTCCCGCGGCCTGCTCCAGCTCGCCGCGAACGAGAACCTGGACAACCTGAACTTCGTGATCAACTGCAACCTCCAGCGCCTGGACGGGCCGGTGCGCGGCAACGGCAAAATCATGCAGGAACTCGAGGCGTTCTTCCGCGGCGCGGGCTGGAACGTGATCAAGGTCGTCTGGGGCCGGGAATGGGATGACCTGCTCACCCGCGACACCGACGGGTCGCTGGTGAAGATCATGAACGAAACCCCGGACGGGGACTACCAGACCTACAAGGCCGAATCCGGCGGGTTCGTCCGCGAACACTTCTTCGGCAAGGACCCCCACACCAAGGACCTCGTCGCCGACCTGACCGACGACGAGATCTGGAACCTCAAGCGCGGCGGGCACGACTACCGCAAGGTCTACGCCGCGTACAAGGCAGCGACCGAATTCAAGGGCAAACCCACCGTGATCCTGGCCAAAACGGTCAAGGGCTACGGACTGGGCCCGCACTTCGAAGGCCGCAACGCCACCCACCAGATGAAAAAACTCACCCTGGACGACCTGAAGAAGTTCCGCGACCACCTGCGGATCCCGGTCACGGATGAGCAGCTGGAGAAGGACCCGTACCGTCCTCCGTACTTCCACCCGGGCACGGACGCCCCGGAAATCAAGTACCTGCTCGAGCGCCGCGCCGCCCTCGGCGGTTCCGTTCCGGAACGGCGCTCGAAGCACTCGGACATCGAGCTTCCCGAGGCGAAGACCTACGAGGTCGCCAAGCGCGGTTCGGGCAAGCAGCAGGCCGCCACCACCATGGCGTTCGTCCGCCTGCTCAAGGACCTGATGCGGGATAAGAACTTCGGCAAGCACATCGCGCCGATCATCCCGGATGAGGCCCGCACGTTCGGCATGGACGCGTTCTTCCCGACGGCGAAGATCTACAACCCCAAGGGCCAGAACTACCTTTCGGTGGACCGGGACCTGGTCCTGGCCTACAAGGAATCCGCCCAGGGCCAGCTGATCCACCCCGGCATCAACGAAGCCGGCGCCGTGGCAGCCTTCACCGCCGCCGGCACCGCCTACGCCACCCACGGCGTTCCCCTGGTCCCGGTCTACGTGTTCTACTCCATGTTCGGCTTCCAGCGCACCGGCGACGCCTTCTGGGCCGCCGCCGACCAGATGACCCGCGGGTTTATCATCGGCGCCACCGCCGGACGGACCACCCTCACCGGCGAAGGCCTCCAGCACGCCGATGGGCACTCCCCGCTGCTGGCCTCCACCAACCCGGCAGTGGTCACGTACGACCCCGCCTACGGCTACGAAATGGGCCACATCGTCCGTGATGGCCTCGAACGCATGTACGGGCACGACTCCACCGACCGGAACCTCATGTACTACCTCACTGTGTACAACGAGCCGATCGTCCAGCCCGCGGAACCGGAGAACCTCGACGTCGAAGGCGTCCTCAAGGGCATCTACAAGCTCGCGGCCTCCAGCACCGAAGGCCCCAAGAGCCAGATCCTCGCCTCCGGCGTCTCCGTCCCCTGGGCACTCGAAGCCCAGCGGATCCTTGCCGAAGACTGGGGCGTCTCCGCCGACGTCTGGTCCGTCACCTCCTGGAACGAACTGCGCCGCGACGGCCTCGCCGCCGAAGAGGAAGCCTTCCTCAACCCCGGCAAGGAAGCCCGCCAACCGTTCGTCACCAAACAGCTCGAAGGTGCCCAGGGCCCCGTCGTAGCCGTCTCGGACTACATGAAGGCCGTCCCGGACCAGATCCGGCAGTTCGTCCCGAACGAGTTCGCCACCCTGGGCGCCGACGGTTTCGGCTTCTCCGACACCCGCGCCGCCGCCCGCCGCTTCTTCAAGAACGACATCCACTCCGTCGTTGTGAAGACCCTGCAGCTGCTCGCAGCCAAGGGTGAGGTCGACGGACAGGCACCGGCGCAGGCCATCGAGAAGTACCGCCTGCTCAACGTGAACGCCGGCACCACGGGCAACGCCGGAGGCGAGTCCTAACTCGGCTTCTTGAGCCTGTACGAACGGGCCGCTGGTTGAGCTGTTGAAACCCGGGTTTCGACAAGCTCAACCAGCGAACTCCTCCTCTTCAGAGGAACGACGGCGGTCCCCACCCACGGTGGGGACCGCCGTCGTCGTTTGGGGTGCTTCCGGAAGCGCCGGAAGGGTTGTGACGCAGCACAACCCCAGTTGTAGCCTTTGCACAAAATGGAGCTTGTCCCGCAGGCACCGTATGCTCGAATCATGCCCGAGCCGTCCCCCGCCCCTGCACCGCGCAAACCGTCCTCCCGGACCATGACTCCGGAGAAGACGGAGACCCTGAAAAAGCTCAGGGCCAGCGTCGGCCAGTTGTCCACCACCACCATGCGCCAGCTGGAGAAATCGCTGCCGTGGTACAGCCGGCTCAGTTCCGACGAGCGCTCCGCGCTGGGACTGGTGGCGCAGAACGGCATCGCCGCATTCGTCACCTGGTATGAGCGCCCCAGTTCCCCGTCCTGGATCCTTTCCGACGTTTTCGGTACCGCCCCGACGGAACTGACCCGGTCCATCAGCCTGCAGAAGGCGCTTCAGCTCATCCGGATCGTCGTGGAAGTGGTGGAGGACCAGGTTCCGGTGATCGCTCCCGAAGCGGACCAGCCTTCCCTGCGCGAAGCAGTCCTCAGGTACTCGCGGGAAGTGGCGTTTGCCGCCGCCGACGTGTACGCCCGGGCCGCGGAATCCCGGGGGTCCTGGGACACGCGGCTCGAAGCCCTGATCGTGGACGCCATCCTGCGCGGTGAGAACACCGACGCGCTGCGCTCCAGGATCGCCGCGCTCGGCTGGAAGGCGCAGGAACGCTTCACCGTGATGGTGGGCAACTCGCCGTCGGAACCCAGCGCCAGCTACGTGAGCGAACTGCGCCGCATGGCAGGCCGGTACGCGGAGGATGCCCTCGTAGGCATCCAGGGCGACCGCCTCATCCTGATCCTGGGCGGCGTGCACGACCGGGAGACCGCGTATGTGAAGCTCAGCGAGATGTTCGCGCCCGGTCCGGTGGTTTACGGAGCGGAGGCCAGCTCCCTGCTGGAAGCCAGCAGCTCGGCGCAGTCCGCCTTCGCCGGGCTCACCGCCGCACGGGCATGGCCCGCCGCTCCGCGCCCGGTGGCGGCCGACGATCTCCTCCCGGAACGGGTCATTTCCGGGGACGACGCCGCCCGGCGGTCGCTGGTGAAGAACATCTACCGGCCGCTCCTCGCGGCGTCGAACGGGCTGGTGGAAACGCTCGGCACCTACCTGGAGCTGGGGCATTCACTCGAGGCCACAGCGCGTGAACTCTTCGTCCACGCCAACACTGTGCGGTACCGGCTCAAGCGTGTTTGTGACGTGACCGGCTGGGATCCGCTGCTCCCCCGGGAGGCGTTCGTGCTGCAGGCGGCCCTTGTGGTGGGGCGGCTTTCCACTCCCCCGAAGCCCGCCGTCGAGCGTGTTGCCGCGCGGAACACTAACTGAACCGTTGTAGACTTCCTACAATCTGACCCCGTGAGGTTGGTGTACGCAAACACCAATGAATCACCCGGTAATTTGGAAAGCTGGATACGTGCTTGCAATCGTCTGCCCTGGACAGGGCTCACAGACCCCCGGTTTCCTGGCCCCGTGGCTGGAACTGCCTTCCGTAGCAGGCCATCTGGCCTCCCTGAGCGAAATTGCAGGTATCGACCTCACTGCGCACGGGACCACCTCTGACGAGGAAACCATCAAGGACACTGCCGTCGCGCAGCCGCTCATCGTGGCGGCGGGGCTGGTGGCCGCCAAGTCGCTGTTCGATGTCGAACTCAGCACGCTGCCGGTCATCCTGGCGGGACATTCGGTGGGCGAGATCACGGCGTCCGCGCTGGCCGGCGTGCTCACCGAAAAGGAAGCCATGGCGTTTGTGCGCGAACGCGCCAACAGCATGGCCGCGGCCGCTGCCGTCACCCCCACCGGCATGAGCGCCGTGGTGGGTGGCGACCCCGCCGAGGTCCTCGCCGCCATCGAGGCCGCCGGCGCAACGCCCGCAAACGTCAACGGCGCGGGCCAGACCGTCGCCGCGGGCACCTTCGAACAGCTCAAGGCCCTGGCCGAGAATCCGCCGGCCAAGGCGCGCGTGATTCCGCTGAAGGTCGCCGGCGCATTCCACACCTCACACATGGCTCCCGCGGTGAGCGCACTCGAGGCGCTCCGCCCGGAGCTGCAGCCGCAGGCACCCGCCGTGCCGCTGCTGTCCAACTTCGACGGCCGCGAGGTCACCGCGGGCACCGCCGCCGTCGACAGCCTGATCGCCCAGGTCTCGCGTCCGGTCCGCTGGGACCTGTGCATGGAGACCCTCGTGAACCGCGGAGTCACCGGGGTCATTGAACTCGCGCCGGCGGGTACCCTGGCCGGACTGGCCAAGCGGGGCATGCCGGGCGTAAAGACTGTTGCTGTCAAAACGCCGGACGACCTGTCCGCGGCCCTTGCACTCTTCGCAGAACTGGAAGGACAGGCATGAGCACGCCGGTACTGAAGCAGTCCCCGCTCAACGAGCACACCCGGATCCTGGGCATCGGTGCTTACCGCCCCGACGTCCTGGTCACTAATGAGGATGTGTGCCAATGGATCGATTCCTCCGACGAGTGGATCCGCCAGCGTACCGGTATCGTCACCCGCCACCGCGCACCCGCCGACGTCAGCGTGATCGACATGGCCGAGGGTGCCGCCCGTGAGGCCATGCAGAAGGCAGGGATCGAGGCATCCCAGCTCGGCGCCGTTATCGTCTCCACGGTGACCCACCCGTACGCCACGCCCTCGGCCGCCGCAAGCCTCGCCGACCGGCTGGGCGCCACGCCTGCCCCTGCCTTCGACATCTCCGCTGCCTGCGCCGGCTACTGCTACGGCGTGGCCCAGGGCGATGCGCTGGTCCGTTCGGGGGCCGCCAACTACGTGCTCGTTGTCGGCGCGGAAAAGCTCTCCGACGTCATCGATAACCGTGAACGCACGATCTCGTTCCTGCTGGGTGACGGCGCCGGGGCCGTTGTCATCGGCCCGTCGGACACCCCCGGCATCGCTCCGTCGGTGTGGGGATCGGACGGCAGCAAGTGGGATGCCATCGGCATGACCCGCTCCATGCTGGACGTCCGCGACCTTGGCATGGCCGCACGCCGGTCCGACTCCACCGGTGACCTCGCGCTCCTCGAAGAGGCGCAGGAGCTCTACCCGACCCTCCGCCAGGACGGCCAGACGGTGTTCCGCTGGGCGGTCTGGGAAATGGCCAAGGTTGCCCAGCAGGCGCTGGAAGCCGCCGGCGTCCAGGCCGAGGACCTGGTGGCCTTCATTCCGCACCAGGCGAACATGCGGATCATCGATGAGATGGTCAAGAAGCTCAAGCTCCCCGAAACCGTTACCGTGGCGCGTGACATCGCCGATGCCGGTAACACCTCGGCGGCATCGATCCCCCTGGCTACACACCGCCTGCTCCAGGAAAACCCCGCACTGAGCGGCGGACTGGCCCTGCAGATTGGCTTCGGCGCCGGACTGGTCTTCGGCGCCCAGGTAATTGTCCTTCCGTAGCAATTCCGATCACCAAGCCGCAACCGCGGTTTGCCCATTTCCGGCATCCCGTGCCGGCAATAACAAGAAAAGGAGCCATCAATGGCTAGCAACGAAGAGATCCTGGCCGGACTGGCTGAAATCGTCAACGAAGAGACCGGCCTGGCCCCCGAGGCCGTCGAGCTGGACAAGTCCTTCACTGAGGACCTGGACATCGACTCCATCTCCATGATGACCATCGTCGTCAACGCCGAAGAGAAGTTCGGCGTCCGCATCCCCGACGAAGAGGTTAAGAACCTCAAGACCGTCGGCGACGCCGTGGACTTCATCTCCGGCGCCCAGGCGTAAGTAGGACACCCGCCTTCATTGGCACCAGCCTCTACAGGCTCCAGCCCTCACGGCTGAACCCGGCTGGCCGGGCCGGACACCTTTCCGGACCGGCCAGCCGATGCACCACCCTTAAATTTTTGCAGACTCCCCGCACGCCCCCCCACTCCGGCCTCCGGCCAGCAGCATAGGACACGGCAGGCGCACCGACAGAGAGTGATCACATGACACGCAAAGTAGTCATAACAGGTCTGGGTGCCACCACGCCCATCGGCGGCGACGTACCCACGATGTGGCAGAACGCGCTGAAGGGGGTTTCCGGCGCCCACACCCTTGAGGACGACTGGGTCGCCAAGTACGAGCTGCCGGTCCACTTCGCCGCCAGGTGCACCACCCCCGCCCTCGACGTCCTGAGCCGGGTCGAGGCCAAGCGCATGGACCCGTCAACGCAGTTCGGCGTCATCGCCTCACGCGAGGCATGGGCCGACTCCGGCATTACCGAAATCGACCATGACAGGCTGGCCGTGGCGTTCGCCACCGGCATCGGTGGCGTCTGGACGCTCCTTGACGCGTGGGACACGCTGAAGGAGAAGGGGCCCCGACGCGTCCTGCCCATGACGGTTCCCATGCTCATGCCCAACGGCGTGGCCGCAGCGGTCAGCCTGGACCTGGGCGCCCGCGCCGGTGCGCACACGCCGGTGTCCGCCTGCGCGTCCGGTACCGAAGCGATGCACCTCGGGCTGGACCTGATCCGGTCCGGCAAGGCCGACGTCGTCATGTGCGGTGGCGCCGAAGCCGCCATCCACCCGATGCCACTGGCAGCGTTCTCTTCCATGCAGGCGCTCTCCCGCCGCAACGACGATCCCGAGCACGCCTCGCGCCCGTACGACCTTGGCCGTGACGGTTTTGTCATGGGCGAAGGCGCCGGCGCGCTGGTGCTTGAGGCTGAGGAGCACGCCCTTGCCCGCGGCGCACGGATCTACGGTGAGCTGGCCGGCACGTCCGTGACGGCCGACGCCTACCACATCACCGCCCCGGACCCTCAAGGCCTCGGCGCGACCCGCGCGCTCAAGGCAGCCATGTTCGACGGGCGCATCCAGGCAGAGGACGTTGTTCACGTCAACGCCCACGCCACGTCGACACCGGTGGGTGACAAGCCGGAATACACGGCGCTGAAAGCGGCGCTCGGCAGCCACGTCGACAACGTGGCCGTCTCGGCCACCAAGTCGCAGATGGGCCACCTGCTCGGCGCCTCGGGCGCTGTTGAGGCCGTCCTTACCGTCCTGGCCGTCCACGAACGGAAGGCCCCGTTGACCATCAACCTCGAGAACCAGGATCCGGAGATCCCGCTCGACGTTGTGACCTCCGCACGCGACCTGCCGGCCGGCGACATTGTGGCGCTGAGCAACTCATTCGGCTTCGGCGGCCACAACGCCGTCGTTGCCATCCGCAGCGTGTGATGAGACCTGACTGAACGGCTGAAGAAGCCCCCGCCGGTTGGCGGGGGCTTCTTCGTTGCTATGGGGTAATTGCTGCGGCTGGCGTATCAACCGGCCCTGCAGTCTTTAGCTGAGCTGCCGCTTCAGCCGACCTGGTGCAGCCAGCGCACCGGCGCGCCCTCAGCGGCGTGCCTGAAGGGTTCCAGCTCCTCGTCCCACGCCTCGCCGAGGGCAAGCGACAGCTCGTGGTAGACGGCGGAGGGGTCGCCGGCGCCGGCCTCGTAGGCGTAGCGGATCCGGTCTTCGGACACCATGATGTTGCCGTGCACGTCGGTCACGGCGTGGAAAATACCCAGCTCAGGAGTGTGGGACCAGCGTCCGCCGTCCACGCCCTGGCTGGGTTCTTCGGTGACCTCGAAGCGCAGATGTGCCCAGCCCCGGAGGGCAGACGCAAGCTGCGCACCTGTCCCCTGCGCGCCGGTCCAGGACAGCTCCGAGCGGAACATGCCGGGCGCAGCGGGTTGAGGGGTCCACTCCAGGTCCGTTCGCTTGTCCACGACGGATCCGATGGCCCACTCAACATGAGGGCACAGTGCGGTAGGGGCCGAGTGAATAAACAGCACACCGCGGGTCATTGCAACAGACATTCCATCCTCCATAGCTGTAGGTACGTCTTCCCCAACGACCTGCATGGACGGGATACTTGCTGCTTTGGGCGCCGCGTGGTGCCGGTGACTCCTGCCAATCTATGAAAATATCTGCCGGGCTGACAAGAGAGGCCTGAAGACGGGTGCTTCAAGCACAACTTGAAAGTTGTCGACTTGGATCTTATTCTGCCGTACGCCGTCTAATTACGCCAGTGCAATTCGGCGTGGTGTAGAAGGCGCGCCGGCGGAAAGTGCCTAGGCGCGCGGGTGGGCCTGCTGATAGCTCTTACGTAGCCGGTCCACCGACACATGGGTGTAGATCTGGGTAGTGGCGAGGCTGCTGTGACCGAGGATTTCCTGGACCGCCCGAAGGTCGGCGCCGCCGTCAAGCAGATGCGTGGCGGCGGTGTGCCGCAGGGCGTGCGGTCCGGTGGCGGAGGTATCGCCCAGTGCGTCGAACAGTCCCTTCACTACGCTGCGGACCTGGCGCTGGTCCACGCGGCGGCCGCGCATCCCGAGGAAAAGTGCCGGGCCGCTGTCCGGGAGTGCGAGCTTTCCCCGTCCGCGGCGCAGCCAGTCGTCGACGGCGAGCGCCGCCGGGAGCCCGTACGGCACCGTCCGTTCCTTGTTGCCTTTGCCGAGCACGCAGAGGGTTCTGCGGTCCGGGTCGAGGTCATCGACGTCCAGACCCGCCAGCTCGCCGACGCGGACACCAGTGGCGTAGAGCAGCTCGATCATGGCCCTGTTGCGCAGGGCCACGGGATCACCGTCTTTCGCTGCTTCGTTGAGGTCCTCCAGAAGCCGGGCGAGCTGCTGCTGCTGCAAAACCCCCGGCAGTGAGCCGTCGCGTTTGGGGGCCTGCAG
Proteins encoded:
- a CDS encoding NAD-dependent protein deacetylase encodes the protein MDQRRTGIGLTGFASLPTAPPAESSAGDLEVLGGIRDVLSGLPLALLTGAGLSTDSGIPDYRGPDSPPRSPMTYQEFVGEAANRQRYWARNHIGWSHLRRANPNAGHAAVAVLEQRGLLTGLITQNVDRLHEDAGSVNVVDLHGRFDQVICLECRRTYSRQLLAKVLEELNPDFLDHAMKSGLVEMAPDADATVEDLRLIRSFVVARCPACGGDLKPDFVYFGENVPKDRVERAYAMVDEAEALLVAGSSLSVMSGLRFVRHAAKEGKPVVIINRGHTRGDELATIKLEAGVGESLAWLADELPPLAMARPD
- a CDS encoding peroxiredoxin, which encodes MTGQAAVASADLAGVPEVGQQAPDFTLVNQFGEPVRLADFRGRNVVVVFYPFAFSGICTGELCEIRDNLAVFEHADAEVLAVSVDSKFALRAYAEQEGYGFSLLADFWPHGAVAGKYGVFDEESGMARRGTFIIDAGGTVRYVVVNPRGQARDLTEYRRVLAELAQG
- a CDS encoding DUF3052 domain-containing protein, yielding MSEADAATSVNVAEKLGFKDGDLIQEFGYDDDVDLDLRDDIEDLTGSELLDEDDHDVVDAVIFWWRDGDGDLVDTLVDSLTTLTEGGVVWVLTPKSGRTGYVSPSDIQDAAPTAGLHCTTSAGVSKDWSATRLVTRKNK
- the aceE gene encoding pyruvate dehydrogenase (acetyl-transferring), homodimeric type; the protein is MAAGEDTSHILSGLTNQLPDRDPEETAEWVESLDALIREQGTERAQYIMRSLLQRAGAQSVGVPMVTTTDYVNTIPVDQEAEFPGNEEYERRYRAYMRWNAAVMVHRAQRPEIGVGGHISTYAGAATLYEVGFNHFFRGKDHPGGGDQVFFQGHASPGMYARAFMEGRLSEEDLDGFRQEKSKEGHALSSYPHPRLMPHFWEFPTVSMGIGPMNAIYQAQSNRYLHNRGLKDTADQQVWAFLGDGEMDEPESRGLLQLAANENLDNLNFVINCNLQRLDGPVRGNGKIMQELEAFFRGAGWNVIKVVWGREWDDLLTRDTDGSLVKIMNETPDGDYQTYKAESGGFVREHFFGKDPHTKDLVADLTDDEIWNLKRGGHDYRKVYAAYKAATEFKGKPTVILAKTVKGYGLGPHFEGRNATHQMKKLTLDDLKKFRDHLRIPVTDEQLEKDPYRPPYFHPGTDAPEIKYLLERRAALGGSVPERRSKHSDIELPEAKTYEVAKRGSGKQQAATTMAFVRLLKDLMRDKNFGKHIAPIIPDEARTFGMDAFFPTAKIYNPKGQNYLSVDRDLVLAYKESAQGQLIHPGINEAGAVAAFTAAGTAYATHGVPLVPVYVFYSMFGFQRTGDAFWAAADQMTRGFIIGATAGRTTLTGEGLQHADGHSPLLASTNPAVVTYDPAYGYEMGHIVRDGLERMYGHDSTDRNLMYYLTVYNEPIVQPAEPENLDVEGVLKGIYKLAASSTEGPKSQILASGVSVPWALEAQRILAEDWGVSADVWSVTSWNELRRDGLAAEEEAFLNPGKEARQPFVTKQLEGAQGPVVAVSDYMKAVPDQIRQFVPNEFATLGADGFGFSDTRAAARRFFKNDIHSVVVKTLQLLAAKGEVDGQAPAQAIEKYRLLNVNAGTTGNAGGES
- a CDS encoding PucR family transcriptional regulator; this encodes MPEPSPAPAPRKPSSRTMTPEKTETLKKLRASVGQLSTTTMRQLEKSLPWYSRLSSDERSALGLVAQNGIAAFVTWYERPSSPSWILSDVFGTAPTELTRSISLQKALQLIRIVVEVVEDQVPVIAPEADQPSLREAVLRYSREVAFAAADVYARAAESRGSWDTRLEALIVDAILRGENTDALRSRIAALGWKAQERFTVMVGNSPSEPSASYVSELRRMAGRYAEDALVGIQGDRLILILGGVHDRETAYVKLSEMFAPGPVVYGAEASSLLEASSSAQSAFAGLTAARAWPAAPRPVAADDLLPERVISGDDAARRSLVKNIYRPLLAASNGLVETLGTYLELGHSLEATARELFVHANTVRYRLKRVCDVTGWDPLLPREAFVLQAALVVGRLSTPPKPAVERVAARNTN
- a CDS encoding ACP S-malonyltransferase, with amino-acid sequence MLAIVCPGQGSQTPGFLAPWLELPSVAGHLASLSEIAGIDLTAHGTTSDEETIKDTAVAQPLIVAAGLVAAKSLFDVELSTLPVILAGHSVGEITASALAGVLTEKEAMAFVRERANSMAAAAAVTPTGMSAVVGGDPAEVLAAIEAAGATPANVNGAGQTVAAGTFEQLKALAENPPAKARVIPLKVAGAFHTSHMAPAVSALEALRPELQPQAPAVPLLSNFDGREVTAGTAAVDSLIAQVSRPVRWDLCMETLVNRGVTGVIELAPAGTLAGLAKRGMPGVKTVAVKTPDDLSAALALFAELEGQA
- a CDS encoding beta-ketoacyl-ACP synthase III; its protein translation is MSTPVLKQSPLNEHTRILGIGAYRPDVLVTNEDVCQWIDSSDEWIRQRTGIVTRHRAPADVSVIDMAEGAAREAMQKAGIEASQLGAVIVSTVTHPYATPSAAASLADRLGATPAPAFDISAACAGYCYGVAQGDALVRSGAANYVLVVGAEKLSDVIDNRERTISFLLGDGAGAVVIGPSDTPGIAPSVWGSDGSKWDAIGMTRSMLDVRDLGMAARRSDSTGDLALLEEAQELYPTLRQDGQTVFRWAVWEMAKVAQQALEAAGVQAEDLVAFIPHQANMRIIDEMVKKLKLPETVTVARDIADAGNTSAASIPLATHRLLQENPALSGGLALQIGFGAGLVFGAQVIVLP
- a CDS encoding acyl carrier protein — encoded protein: MASNEEILAGLAEIVNEETGLAPEAVELDKSFTEDLDIDSISMMTIVVNAEEKFGVRIPDEEVKNLKTVGDAVDFISGAQA
- a CDS encoding beta-ketoacyl-[acyl-carrier-protein] synthase family protein, giving the protein MTRKVVITGLGATTPIGGDVPTMWQNALKGVSGAHTLEDDWVAKYELPVHFAARCTTPALDVLSRVEAKRMDPSTQFGVIASREAWADSGITEIDHDRLAVAFATGIGGVWTLLDAWDTLKEKGPRRVLPMTVPMLMPNGVAAAVSLDLGARAGAHTPVSACASGTEAMHLGLDLIRSGKADVVMCGGAEAAIHPMPLAAFSSMQALSRRNDDPEHASRPYDLGRDGFVMGEGAGALVLEAEEHALARGARIYGELAGTSVTADAYHITAPDPQGLGATRALKAAMFDGRIQAEDVVHVNAHATSTPVGDKPEYTALKAALGSHVDNVAVSATKSQMGHLLGASGAVEAVLTVLAVHERKAPLTINLENQDPEIPLDVVTSARDLPAGDIVALSNSFGFGGHNAVVAIRSV
- a CDS encoding DUF3145 domain-containing protein, producing MSVAMTRGVLFIHSAPTALCPHVEWAIGSVVDKRTDLEWTPQPAAPGMFRSELSWTGAQGTGAQLASALRGWAHLRFEVTEEPSQGVDGGRWSHTPELGIFHAVTDVHGNIMVSEDRIRYAYEAGAGDPSAVYHELSLALGEAWDEELEPFRHAAEGAPVRWLHQVG
- a CDS encoding tyrosine recombinase XerC, translated to MEKQELPAALAKAVTGFGRYLTGERARSEHTVRAYLSDVSSLLSYAAGEGVSDPAGLELGTLRRWLGSQSEAGASRSTLARRAATARTFTAWALREELIETDPALRLQAPKRDGSLPGVLQQQQLARLLEDLNEAAKDGDPVALRNRAMIELLYATGVRVGELAGLDVDDLDPDRRTLCVLGKGNKERTVPYGLPAALAVDDWLRRGRGKLALPDSGPALFLGMRGRRVDQRQVRSVVKGLFDALGDTSATGPHALRHTAATHLLDGGADLRAVQEILGHSSLATTQIYTHVSVDRLRKSYQQAHPRA